In the Euphorbia lathyris chromosome 5, ddEupLath1.1, whole genome shotgun sequence genome, one interval contains:
- the LOC136229981 gene encoding myosin-6-like isoform X2 translates to MAAISLVVGSLIWVEDPDEAWLDGEVVEINGENVKVLCTSGKTVSVKASNVYHKDVEAPPCGVDDMTKLAYLHEPGVLQNLRSRYDMNEIYTYTGNILIAVNPFRKLPHLYDSYMMAQYKGAGFGELSPHPFAVADAAYRLMINDGISQAILVSGESGAGKTESTKLLMRYLAYMGGRAAAEGRSVEQQVLESNPVLEAFGNAKTVRNNNSSRFGKFVELQFDKMGSISGAAIRTYLLERSRVCQVSDPERNYHCFYMLCAAPPEDVQRFKLGNPRTFHYLNQSNCYELDGVDDSKEYIATRTAMDVVGISSDEQDAIFRIVAAILHLGNIEFAKGKEIDSSMPKDEKSWFHLRTAAELFMCDVKALEDSLCKRVIVTRDETITKWLDPESAALSRDALAKIVYSRLFDWLVDKINNSIGQDPESKFLIGVLDIYGFESFKTNSFEQFCINLTNEKLQQHFNQHVFKMEQEEYTKEEINWSYIDFVDNQDILDLIEKKPGGIIALLDEACMFPRSTHETFAQKLYQTYKNHKRFSKPKLARSDFTICHYAGDVTYQTEQFLDKNKDYVVAEHQALLSASKCSFVSGMFVPSAEESSKQSKFSSIGSRFKQQLQSLLETLSATEPHYIRCVKPNNLLKPSIFENKNILQQLRCGGVMEAIRISCAGYPTRKPFDEFIDRFGMLAPEILDGSDEVAACKKLLEKVGLEGYQIGKTKVFLRAGQMAELDARRTEVLGRSASIIQRKVRSYLSRRSFIMLRLSARHIQAACRGQLARKVYENMRREAASLRIQKYLRMHIARKAYTKLYCSAISIQTGMRGMVARDEIRFRRRTRAAIVIQSHCRKFLARLHYTKLKKAAIVTQCAWRGKVARQELRQLKMAARETGALQAAKNKLEKQVEDLTWRLQLEKRLRADVEEAKTQENAKLQSAMQNMQLQFKETKEMLAKELEAAKIAKEIVPVIQEVSVVDNAMLEKLTAENEKLKDMVSSLEKKIDETEKKFEETSKISEERLKQAMEAESKVVELKTAMHRLEEQFCDMETENQILRQQTLLQTPNLENGHHVNEELRPNEAQGTTPVKVFGTESDSKFRRSHIERQHENIDALINCVMKNIGYSHGKPVAAFTIYKCLLHWKSFEAEKTSVFDRLIQMIGSAIENEDNNDHMAYWLSNTSTLLFLLQKSLKAAGSSGATPNKKQSSAASLFGRMAMGFRSSPSSANLSAAAALVVVRQVEAKYPALLFKQQLAAYVEKIYGIIRDNLKKELSSLLTLCIQAPRTSKGGALRSGRSFSKDATASHWQSIIDSLNTLLSTLKQNFVPPVLIQKIYTQTFSYINVQLFNSLLLRRECCTFSNGEYVKSGLAELELWCCQAKEEYAGASWDELKHIRQAVGFLVIHQKYRISYDEITNDLCPILSVQQLYRICSLYWDDNYNTRSVSPAVISSMRILMTEDSNDAASNSFLLDDNSGIPFSVEDLSNSLQEKDFADVEPAEELAENPAFEFLHE, encoded by the exons ATG GCTGCTATCAGTTTGGTGGTTGGATCTCTTATTTGGGTGGAAGATCCTGATGAAGCTTGGCTTGATGGTGAAGTGGTGGAGATTAATGGTGAAAATGTTAAGGTCCTCTGCACATCAGGAAAGACG GTATCTGTTAAAGCTTCCAACGTGTATCATAAAGATGTTGAAGCACCTCCATGTGGAGTGGATGATATGACGAAACTGGCTTATTTGCACGAACCAGGAGTCTTGCAGAATTTGAGATCAAGATATGACATGAATGAAATTTAT ACTTACACGGGGAATATTTTAATTGCGGTAAATCCTTTTAGAAAGCTGCCACATCTCTATGATAGCTATATGATGGCACAATATAAGGGGGCAGGCTTTGGTGAGCTGAGTCCTCACCCCTTTGCTGTTGCAGATGCTGCATACAG GCTGATGATCAATGATGGAATAAGTCAGGCTATATTAGTTAGTGGTGAGAGTGGGGCTGGTAAGACGGAGAGCACAAAATTGCTTATGCGTTATCTTGCATACATGGGTGGAAGAGCTGCTGCTGAGGGGAGGAGTGTTGAACAGCAAGTTCTGGAG TCCAATCCTGTTTTAGAAGCATTTGGTAATGCCAAGACTGTTAGAAATAATAATTCGAG TCGTTTTGGTAAGTTCGTGGAGCTTCAGTTTGATAAAATGGGAAGCATTTCGGGAGCTGCTATCAGAACATATTTGCTAGAAAGATCACGTGTTTGTCAGGTTTCCGACCCAGAAAGAAATTATCATTGCTTCTACATGCTTTGTGCTGCACCTCCTGAG GATGTTCAGAGGTTCAAATTGGGAAATCCAAGAACATTTCATTATCTGAATCAATCTAATTGCTATGAATTGGACGGCGTTGATGATTCTAAGGAATACATTGCTACAAGGACGGCTATGGATGTTGTTGGAATAAGTTCTGATGAGCAG GATGCCATATTTCGCATTGTTGCTGCAATTCTTCATCTTGGAAATATTGAATTTGCAAAAGGGAAGGAAATAGATTCATCTATGCCAAAAGATGAAAAATCTTGGTTTCATCTGAGAACTGCTGCTGAGCTTTtcat GTGTGATGTGAAAGCACTCGAAGACTCTCTATGCAAACGTGTAATTGTAACTCGTGATGAAACCATTACAAAATGGCTGGATCCAGAATCTGCTGCTCTTAGTAGAGATGCATTGGCTAAAATTGTGTACTCAAGGTTGTTTGATTG GCTTGTGGATAAGATTAACAATTCAATTGGTCAAGATCCCGAGTCAAAATTCTTAATTGGGGTGCTGGATATTTATGGATTTGAAAGTTTCAAGACAAACAG TTTTGAGCAATTTTGCATCAACTTGACAAATGAAAAACTTCAGCAACATTTCAATCAG CACGTCTTTAAAATGGAGCAAGAGGAAtatacaaaagaagaaattaattgGAGCTACATAGATTTTGTCGACAATCAAGATATTTTGGATCTTATTGAAAag AAACCTGGTGGCATAATTGCTCTACTGGATGAAGCTTG CATGTTTCCAAGATCAACCCATGAAACTTTCGCCCAAAAGTTGTATCAAACATATAAAAACCATAAACGATTCAGCAAGCCAAAATTAGCTCGAAGTGACTTCACAATTTGCCACTACGCTGGTGAT GTTACCTATCAAACTGAACAGTTTCTGGACAAGAACAAAGACTATGTAGTTGCTGAACACCAGGCACTCTTAAGTGCTTCCAAATGTTCCTTTGTTTCAGGAATGTTCGTCCCTTCAGCTGAAGAGTCCTCCAAACAGTCAAAGTTCTCTTCTATAGGTTCTCGGTTTAAG CAACAACTGCAATCATTGCTTGAAACTCTCAGTGCAACTGAGCCACATTACATTCGCTGTGTAAAGCCCAACAATCTTCTGAAGCCATCAATCTTTGAGAACAAAAATATTCTTCAACAATTAAGATGTGGG GGAGTCATGGAGGCAATTAGGATCAGTTGTGCAGGATACCCTACTCGAAAACCATTTGATGAATTCATCGACCGATTTGGCATGCTTGCACCAGAAATTTTGGATGG TTCTGATGAAGTTGCTGCTTGCAAGAAGCTTTTGGAGAAAGTGGGACTTGAAGGCTATCAG ATTGGTAAGACAAAGGTATTCCTCAGGGCTGGTCAAATGGCAGAACTGGATGCTCGTAGAACTGAGGTATTAGGAAGATCAGCAAGCATTATTCAGAGGAAAGTGCGGTCTTATTTGTCACGGAGAAGCTTCATCATGCTCCGTCTCTCTGCAAGACATATTCAAGCAGCATGCAGAG GACAACTTGCACGGAAAGTTTATGAGAACATGCGAAGAGAGGCTGCTTCTCTGAGGATTCAAAAATATTTGCGGATGCATATTGCTAGGAAGGCTTATACAAAATTATACTGTTCTGCTATTTCTATTCAAACGGGCATGCGCGGGATGGTTGCTCGGGATGAGATACGCTTTAGGAGGAGGACTAGGGCCGCGATTGTAATTCAG AGTCACTGTCGCAAATTCTTGGCTCGATTGCATTATACAAAGCTAAAGAAAGCAGCAATTGTGACACAATGTGCATGGAGAGGAAAAGTTGCTCGTCAAGAACTGCGGCAACTTAAGATG GCTGCAAGGGAAACTGGTGCTCTTCAAGCTGCCAAGAATAAATTGGAGAAGCAAGTTGAAGATTTGACTTGGAGACTTCAGTTGGAGAAACGCCTAAGG GCTGACGTAGAAGAAGCTAAAACACAAGAAAACGCAAAACTGCAGTCTGCTATGCAGAACATGCAACTCCAGTTCAAAGAAACTAAAGAAATGCTTGCAAAGGAACTAGAGGCTGCCAAAATTGCAAAAGAGATTGTCCCTGTAATACAAGAAGTTTCTGTAGTTGATAATGCAATGCTGGAGAAGCTGACTGCAGAAAATGAGAAACTCAAG GACATGGTTAGCTCACTGGAAAAGAAGATTGATGAAACAGAGAAAAAATTTGAAGAGACCAGCAAAATAAGTGAAGAAAGATTAAAGCAAGCTATGGAGGCAGAGTCAAAAGTAGTTGAACTGAAGACTGCTATGCATAG ACTCGAAGAACAATTTTGTGACATGGAAACTGAGAACCAAATTCTTCGGCAGCAAACACTGCTCCAGACACCA AATTTAGAAAATGGCCACCATGTGAATGAAGAGCTCAGACCCAAT GAAGCACAGGGTACAACACCAGTGAAGGTCTTCGGCACGGAATCAGATAGCAAGTTTAGGAGATCCCATATTGAACGTCAACAT GAGAATATTGATGCTCTTATCAACTGTGTAATGAAGAATATTGGTTATAGTCATGGAAAGCCTGTTGCAGCATTTACCATATACAAATGTCTTCTCCACTGGAAATCTTTTGAAGCAGAAAAGACTAGTGTGTTTGATCGTCTCATTCAAATGATTGGTTCTGCAATTGAG AATGAAGACAATAATGATCATATGGCTTACTGGTTATCCAATACATCTACTCTATTGTTTTTGCTTCAAAAAAGTCTCAAGGCAGCTGGTTCTAGTGGTGCAACCCCAAataagaagcaatcatctgcAGCGTCCTTGTTTGGAAGGATGGCAATG ggttTCCGTTCTTCACCTTCCTCTGCCAATCTCTCTGCTGCTGCTGCATTAGTTGTAGTGCGGCAAGTGGAGGCTAAATACCCAGCCTTGCTTTTCAAGCAACAACTTGCTGCATATGTGGAGAAAATTTATGGAATCATTCGAGACAACTTGAAGAAGGAATTGTCATCTTTGCTAACGTTATGCATTCAG GCACCTAGAACATCCAAGGGAGGTGCACTGAGATCTGGGCGGTCCTTCAGTAAAGATGCTACTGCAAGTCATTGGCAGAGCATAATTGATAGTCTCAACACGCTCCTGAGCACGCTGAAACAGAATTTT GTACCTCCAGTCCTTATCCAGAAGATTTATACTCAAACTTTCTCATACATCAATGTACAATTATTCAATAG TCTTCTTTTGCGTCGAGAATGCTGTACTTTTAGCAATGGTGAATATGTGAAATCCGGATTAGCAGAGCTAGAGCTATGGTGCTGCCAAGCAAAGGAAGAG TATGCTGGTGCTTCTTGGGATGAACTAAAACACATAAGACAAGCCGTTGGATTTTTG GTTATACATCAGAAGTACAGAATATCCTATGATGAAATCACCAATGATCTGTGCCCT ATCCTGAGCGTGCAGCAGCTATACAGAATCTGTTCATTATATTGGGACGACAATTATAACACTAGAAGTGTTTCACCTGCG GTCATTTCTAGCATGAGGATTCTTATGACAGAAGACTCCAACGATGctgctagcaattcctttttgTTGGACGACAATTCTGG TATCCCATTCTCTGTCGAGGACTTGTCgaattcactacaagaaaaggATTTCGCGGATGTTGAACCAGCAGAGGAACTTGCTGAAAATCCAGCCTTCGAATTTTTGCACGAGTGA
- the LOC136229981 gene encoding myosin-6-like isoform X1, translating to MAAISLVVGSLIWVEDPDEAWLDGEVVEINGENVKVLCTSGKTVSVKASNVYHKDVEAPPCGVDDMTKLAYLHEPGVLQNLRSRYDMNEIYTYTGNILIAVNPFRKLPHLYDSYMMAQYKGAGFGELSPHPFAVADAAYRLMINDGISQAILVSGESGAGKTESTKLLMRYLAYMGGRAAAEGRSVEQQVLESNPVLEAFGNAKTVRNNNSSRFGKFVELQFDKMGSISGAAIRTYLLERSRVCQVSDPERNYHCFYMLCAAPPEDVQRFKLGNPRTFHYLNQSNCYELDGVDDSKEYIATRTAMDVVGISSDEQDAIFRIVAAILHLGNIEFAKGKEIDSSMPKDEKSWFHLRTAAELFMCDVKALEDSLCKRVIVTRDETITKWLDPESAALSRDALAKIVYSRLFDWLVDKINNSIGQDPESKFLIGVLDIYGFESFKTNSFEQFCINLTNEKLQQHFNQHVFKMEQEEYTKEEINWSYIDFVDNQDILDLIEKKPGGIIALLDEACMFPRSTHETFAQKLYQTYKNHKRFSKPKLARSDFTICHYAGDVTYQTEQFLDKNKDYVVAEHQALLSASKCSFVSGMFVPSAEESSKQSKFSSIGSRFKQQLQSLLETLSATEPHYIRCVKPNNLLKPSIFENKNILQQLRCGGVMEAIRISCAGYPTRKPFDEFIDRFGMLAPEILDGSDEVAACKKLLEKVGLEGYQIGKTKVFLRAGQMAELDARRTEVLGRSASIIQRKVRSYLSRRSFIMLRLSARHIQAACRGQLARKVYENMRREAASLRIQKYLRMHIARKAYTKLYCSAISIQTGMRGMVARDEIRFRRRTRAAIVIQSHCRKFLARLHYTKLKKAAIVTQCAWRGKVARQELRQLKMAARETGALQAAKNKLEKQVEDLTWRLQLEKRLRADVEEAKTQENAKLQSAMQNMQLQFKETKEMLAKELEAAKIAKEIVPVIQEVSVVDNAMLEKLTAENEKLKDMVSSLEKKIDETEKKFEETSKISEERLKQAMEAESKVVELKTAMHRLEEQFCDMETENQILRQQTLLQTPVKKTSDRPPLPAHHNLENGHHVNEELRPNEAQGTTPVKVFGTESDSKFRRSHIERQHENIDALINCVMKNIGYSHGKPVAAFTIYKCLLHWKSFEAEKTSVFDRLIQMIGSAIENEDNNDHMAYWLSNTSTLLFLLQKSLKAAGSSGATPNKKQSSAASLFGRMAMGFRSSPSSANLSAAAALVVVRQVEAKYPALLFKQQLAAYVEKIYGIIRDNLKKELSSLLTLCIQAPRTSKGGALRSGRSFSKDATASHWQSIIDSLNTLLSTLKQNFVPPVLIQKIYTQTFSYINVQLFNSLLLRRECCTFSNGEYVKSGLAELELWCCQAKEEYAGASWDELKHIRQAVGFLVIHQKYRISYDEITNDLCPILSVQQLYRICSLYWDDNYNTRSVSPAVISSMRILMTEDSNDAASNSFLLDDNSGIPFSVEDLSNSLQEKDFADVEPAEELAENPAFEFLHE from the exons ATG GCTGCTATCAGTTTGGTGGTTGGATCTCTTATTTGGGTGGAAGATCCTGATGAAGCTTGGCTTGATGGTGAAGTGGTGGAGATTAATGGTGAAAATGTTAAGGTCCTCTGCACATCAGGAAAGACG GTATCTGTTAAAGCTTCCAACGTGTATCATAAAGATGTTGAAGCACCTCCATGTGGAGTGGATGATATGACGAAACTGGCTTATTTGCACGAACCAGGAGTCTTGCAGAATTTGAGATCAAGATATGACATGAATGAAATTTAT ACTTACACGGGGAATATTTTAATTGCGGTAAATCCTTTTAGAAAGCTGCCACATCTCTATGATAGCTATATGATGGCACAATATAAGGGGGCAGGCTTTGGTGAGCTGAGTCCTCACCCCTTTGCTGTTGCAGATGCTGCATACAG GCTGATGATCAATGATGGAATAAGTCAGGCTATATTAGTTAGTGGTGAGAGTGGGGCTGGTAAGACGGAGAGCACAAAATTGCTTATGCGTTATCTTGCATACATGGGTGGAAGAGCTGCTGCTGAGGGGAGGAGTGTTGAACAGCAAGTTCTGGAG TCCAATCCTGTTTTAGAAGCATTTGGTAATGCCAAGACTGTTAGAAATAATAATTCGAG TCGTTTTGGTAAGTTCGTGGAGCTTCAGTTTGATAAAATGGGAAGCATTTCGGGAGCTGCTATCAGAACATATTTGCTAGAAAGATCACGTGTTTGTCAGGTTTCCGACCCAGAAAGAAATTATCATTGCTTCTACATGCTTTGTGCTGCACCTCCTGAG GATGTTCAGAGGTTCAAATTGGGAAATCCAAGAACATTTCATTATCTGAATCAATCTAATTGCTATGAATTGGACGGCGTTGATGATTCTAAGGAATACATTGCTACAAGGACGGCTATGGATGTTGTTGGAATAAGTTCTGATGAGCAG GATGCCATATTTCGCATTGTTGCTGCAATTCTTCATCTTGGAAATATTGAATTTGCAAAAGGGAAGGAAATAGATTCATCTATGCCAAAAGATGAAAAATCTTGGTTTCATCTGAGAACTGCTGCTGAGCTTTtcat GTGTGATGTGAAAGCACTCGAAGACTCTCTATGCAAACGTGTAATTGTAACTCGTGATGAAACCATTACAAAATGGCTGGATCCAGAATCTGCTGCTCTTAGTAGAGATGCATTGGCTAAAATTGTGTACTCAAGGTTGTTTGATTG GCTTGTGGATAAGATTAACAATTCAATTGGTCAAGATCCCGAGTCAAAATTCTTAATTGGGGTGCTGGATATTTATGGATTTGAAAGTTTCAAGACAAACAG TTTTGAGCAATTTTGCATCAACTTGACAAATGAAAAACTTCAGCAACATTTCAATCAG CACGTCTTTAAAATGGAGCAAGAGGAAtatacaaaagaagaaattaattgGAGCTACATAGATTTTGTCGACAATCAAGATATTTTGGATCTTATTGAAAag AAACCTGGTGGCATAATTGCTCTACTGGATGAAGCTTG CATGTTTCCAAGATCAACCCATGAAACTTTCGCCCAAAAGTTGTATCAAACATATAAAAACCATAAACGATTCAGCAAGCCAAAATTAGCTCGAAGTGACTTCACAATTTGCCACTACGCTGGTGAT GTTACCTATCAAACTGAACAGTTTCTGGACAAGAACAAAGACTATGTAGTTGCTGAACACCAGGCACTCTTAAGTGCTTCCAAATGTTCCTTTGTTTCAGGAATGTTCGTCCCTTCAGCTGAAGAGTCCTCCAAACAGTCAAAGTTCTCTTCTATAGGTTCTCGGTTTAAG CAACAACTGCAATCATTGCTTGAAACTCTCAGTGCAACTGAGCCACATTACATTCGCTGTGTAAAGCCCAACAATCTTCTGAAGCCATCAATCTTTGAGAACAAAAATATTCTTCAACAATTAAGATGTGGG GGAGTCATGGAGGCAATTAGGATCAGTTGTGCAGGATACCCTACTCGAAAACCATTTGATGAATTCATCGACCGATTTGGCATGCTTGCACCAGAAATTTTGGATGG TTCTGATGAAGTTGCTGCTTGCAAGAAGCTTTTGGAGAAAGTGGGACTTGAAGGCTATCAG ATTGGTAAGACAAAGGTATTCCTCAGGGCTGGTCAAATGGCAGAACTGGATGCTCGTAGAACTGAGGTATTAGGAAGATCAGCAAGCATTATTCAGAGGAAAGTGCGGTCTTATTTGTCACGGAGAAGCTTCATCATGCTCCGTCTCTCTGCAAGACATATTCAAGCAGCATGCAGAG GACAACTTGCACGGAAAGTTTATGAGAACATGCGAAGAGAGGCTGCTTCTCTGAGGATTCAAAAATATTTGCGGATGCATATTGCTAGGAAGGCTTATACAAAATTATACTGTTCTGCTATTTCTATTCAAACGGGCATGCGCGGGATGGTTGCTCGGGATGAGATACGCTTTAGGAGGAGGACTAGGGCCGCGATTGTAATTCAG AGTCACTGTCGCAAATTCTTGGCTCGATTGCATTATACAAAGCTAAAGAAAGCAGCAATTGTGACACAATGTGCATGGAGAGGAAAAGTTGCTCGTCAAGAACTGCGGCAACTTAAGATG GCTGCAAGGGAAACTGGTGCTCTTCAAGCTGCCAAGAATAAATTGGAGAAGCAAGTTGAAGATTTGACTTGGAGACTTCAGTTGGAGAAACGCCTAAGG GCTGACGTAGAAGAAGCTAAAACACAAGAAAACGCAAAACTGCAGTCTGCTATGCAGAACATGCAACTCCAGTTCAAAGAAACTAAAGAAATGCTTGCAAAGGAACTAGAGGCTGCCAAAATTGCAAAAGAGATTGTCCCTGTAATACAAGAAGTTTCTGTAGTTGATAATGCAATGCTGGAGAAGCTGACTGCAGAAAATGAGAAACTCAAG GACATGGTTAGCTCACTGGAAAAGAAGATTGATGAAACAGAGAAAAAATTTGAAGAGACCAGCAAAATAAGTGAAGAAAGATTAAAGCAAGCTATGGAGGCAGAGTCAAAAGTAGTTGAACTGAAGACTGCTATGCATAG ACTCGAAGAACAATTTTGTGACATGGAAACTGAGAACCAAATTCTTCGGCAGCAAACACTGCTCCAGACACCAGTTAAGAAGACCTCAGACCGTCCACCGTTACCTGCACATCAT AATTTAGAAAATGGCCACCATGTGAATGAAGAGCTCAGACCCAAT GAAGCACAGGGTACAACACCAGTGAAGGTCTTCGGCACGGAATCAGATAGCAAGTTTAGGAGATCCCATATTGAACGTCAACAT GAGAATATTGATGCTCTTATCAACTGTGTAATGAAGAATATTGGTTATAGTCATGGAAAGCCTGTTGCAGCATTTACCATATACAAATGTCTTCTCCACTGGAAATCTTTTGAAGCAGAAAAGACTAGTGTGTTTGATCGTCTCATTCAAATGATTGGTTCTGCAATTGAG AATGAAGACAATAATGATCATATGGCTTACTGGTTATCCAATACATCTACTCTATTGTTTTTGCTTCAAAAAAGTCTCAAGGCAGCTGGTTCTAGTGGTGCAACCCCAAataagaagcaatcatctgcAGCGTCCTTGTTTGGAAGGATGGCAATG ggttTCCGTTCTTCACCTTCCTCTGCCAATCTCTCTGCTGCTGCTGCATTAGTTGTAGTGCGGCAAGTGGAGGCTAAATACCCAGCCTTGCTTTTCAAGCAACAACTTGCTGCATATGTGGAGAAAATTTATGGAATCATTCGAGACAACTTGAAGAAGGAATTGTCATCTTTGCTAACGTTATGCATTCAG GCACCTAGAACATCCAAGGGAGGTGCACTGAGATCTGGGCGGTCCTTCAGTAAAGATGCTACTGCAAGTCATTGGCAGAGCATAATTGATAGTCTCAACACGCTCCTGAGCACGCTGAAACAGAATTTT GTACCTCCAGTCCTTATCCAGAAGATTTATACTCAAACTTTCTCATACATCAATGTACAATTATTCAATAG TCTTCTTTTGCGTCGAGAATGCTGTACTTTTAGCAATGGTGAATATGTGAAATCCGGATTAGCAGAGCTAGAGCTATGGTGCTGCCAAGCAAAGGAAGAG TATGCTGGTGCTTCTTGGGATGAACTAAAACACATAAGACAAGCCGTTGGATTTTTG GTTATACATCAGAAGTACAGAATATCCTATGATGAAATCACCAATGATCTGTGCCCT ATCCTGAGCGTGCAGCAGCTATACAGAATCTGTTCATTATATTGGGACGACAATTATAACACTAGAAGTGTTTCACCTGCG GTCATTTCTAGCATGAGGATTCTTATGACAGAAGACTCCAACGATGctgctagcaattcctttttgTTGGACGACAATTCTGG TATCCCATTCTCTGTCGAGGACTTGTCgaattcactacaagaaaaggATTTCGCGGATGTTGAACCAGCAGAGGAACTTGCTGAAAATCCAGCCTTCGAATTTTTGCACGAGTGA
- the LOC136229026 gene encoding uncharacterized protein — MTEDKAAKSNYDKYIIFLEKGSELADKKREKNKAMPRAPSIRFSSIDEALSLSSRARCNKGLILFPIQVHN, encoded by the coding sequence ATGACTGAAGACAAGGCAGCGAAGTCCAACTATGATAAATATATCATCTTCCTAGAAAAAGGATCAGAACTCGCTGataagaaaagagagaaaaacaaAGCAATGCCAAGAGCTCCGTCAATCCGCTTTTCATCGATAGACGAAGCTCTCTCTTTATCATCTCGTGCCAGATGCAACAAAGGACTCATCCTTTTTCCTATCCAGGTGCACAATTAG